In Vigna angularis cultivar LongXiaoDou No.4 chromosome 8, ASM1680809v1, whole genome shotgun sequence, one DNA window encodes the following:
- the LOC128193523 gene encoding protein transport protein sec23-1-like, whose translation MLFTSGPTTIGPGIVVDSDLRQPIRTHHHIFNNQVRHHANSCSFYNQLSKRLSDASVILDLFACSLDQVGAAELRQPVEQSGGFMILSESFESDQFKKCLGHMFKSPLSIPLLNYVTLLTTHHSLPFILCFLQFLLFSLKNPNSQFPQSLLPSRPVARGSDSPGKMSTQKKRAFQIEAFRQLSQINATDRTPYGRTSTSSDHQTDRPPIVTYETQETALLLTDVKG comes from the exons ATGCTCTTCACCTCCGGACCTACCACTATCGGACCTGGAATCGTTGTTGATTCTGATCTCCGCCAACCCATCAGAACCCACCATCACATCTTTAACAACCAAGTCAGACACCACGCCAACTCGTGCTCTTTCTATAACCAACTCTCCAAGAGGCTATCTGATGCGTCTGTTATTCTTGATCTCTTTGCCTGTTCGCTCGACCAAGTTGGGGCCGCCGAGCTTCGACAACCTGTTGAGCAGTCTGGTGGATTCATGATTCTCTCCGAATCTTTCGAATCCGATCAGTTCAAGAAATGTCTCGGGCATATGTTCAAGTCTCCCTTGTCAATCCCTCTTCTCAACTATGTAACGTTACTTACTACTCACCACTCACTCCCATTCATTCTTTGCTTCCTGCAAttccttcttttctctctcaaaaaccctaattcccaatTTCCCCAATCGCTTCTTCCTTCTCGCCCCGTCGCTAGG GGTTCCGATTCGCCGGGGAAGATGAGCACGCAGAAGAAGCGCGCGTTCCAGATAGAGGCATTTCGTCAATTAAGCCAGATCAATGCCAC GGACCGGACGCCCTATGGAAGGACATCCACGTCATCGGATCACCAAACAGACCGGCCGCCCATTGTAACGTATGAGACCCAGGAAACTGCACTTCTACTTACTGATGTGAAGGGTTAG
- the LOC108320287 gene encoding O-fucosyltransferase 30 codes for MLSKRKPLYRFPFIPVSVLVICLSFLLLFYYYAKPSSQISRLSNISTSHTPQCSSQALTLGEKFTWYAPHSGFGNQLSEFKNAILMAGILNRTLVVPPVMDHHAIALGSCPKFRVVDPKDIRISVWDHVIELVQSRRYISIAEIVDITSLVSSSLVRVIDLRDFVSIWCGISLDLACVTDTKLHSSVSKSLNQCGSLLAGLHGSIEKCIYAVNEDCRTTVWTYNEDGLGDGMLDSFQPDEKLKQKKKISYVRRRRDVFKTLGPDSEAESASLLAFGTLFSATYKGSELYVDIRESNQNQRFLSLKEKTKLLSFVPEILIAGKEFSKQSIRAPFLCAQLRLLDGQFKNHQKATFQGLRQKLESLRKEGPLPIHIFIMTDLPGDNWTNTYLGDLVSENHKYKLYFLKANDKLIKRAAIKLMTAGHGQRFLSNSYSTIGKKYCSSQRLPDLLLYVEQTVCSCASLGFVGTPGSTIAENIELMRKFSSSSQRC; via the exons ATGTTGTCTAAAAGAAAGCCCCTTTACAGATTCCCGTTCATTCCTGTGTCTGTCCTTGTCATATGCCTCTCCTTCTTGTTGTTGTTCTATTACTATGCGAAACCTAGTTCTCAGATCTCTAGATTGTCCAATATTTCAACATCTCATACCCCTCAATGCTCCAGCCAAGCCCTTACCTTAGGGGAGAAATTCACGTGGTATGCACCTCACAGTGGGTTCGGCAACCAACTTTCAGAGTTCAAGAATGCTATTCTAATGGCTGGTATACTGAATCGAACTTTGGTGGTTCCTCCTGTTATGGATCACCATGCTATTGCTTTAGGTAGCTGTCCAAAGTTTCGGGTTGTAGATCCAAAGGATATTCGGATATCTGTTTGGGATCATGTGATTGAGCTTGTCCAAAGTCGAAG GTATATATCCATTGCTGAAATTGTTGACATCACATCATTAGTTTCTTCCTCTCTTGTTCGAGTGATTGATCTTAGGGATTTTGTGTCCATATGGTGTGGCATCAGCTTAGATTTGGCTTGCGTAACAGATACAAAGTTGCATTCCTCTGTTTCTAAAAGCCTTAACCAATGTGGATCTCTGCTAGCTGGGCTCCATGGTAGTATTGAAAAGTGTATATATGCTGTCAATGAGGATTGCAGAACTACAGTATGGACTTACAATGAAGATGGGCTTGGAGACGGTATGTTAGATTCATTTCAACCCGATGAAAAACTgaagcagaaaaagaaaatatcatatgTTAGAAGACGGAGGGATGTATTTAAGACTCTAGGACCTGATTCTGAAGCTGAATCAGCCTCACTGCTGGCATTTGGAACCCTTTTCTCTGCCACATACAAAGGTTCTGAACTATATGTGGATATCCGTGAGTCTAATCAGAATCAGAGATTTCTATCTCTGAAGGAGAAGACTAAACTTCTTTCCTTTGTCCCAGAAATTTTGATAGCTGGAAAGGAGTTTTCTAAACAAAGCATAAGGGCTCCATTTCTTTGCGCACAACTTAGATTGTTGGATGGGCAGTTTAAGAATCATCAAAAGGCTACATTTCAAGGATTAAGGCAAAAACTAGAATCTTTAAGGAAGGAAGGCCCTCTaccaattcatatttttataatgactGATCTTCCTGGAGATAATTGGACTAATACTTATTTAGGTGATTTAGTTAGTGAGAATCACAAGTATAAGCTATACTTTTTGAAAGCGAATGATAAGCTGATTAAGCGAGCAGCTATAAAACTCATGACAGCTGGTCATGGGCAGAGGTTCCTATCAAATTCATATAGTACAATTGGTAAAAAATATTGTTCCAGTCAGAGATTGCCAGATTTACTTCTTTATGTTGAGCAGACTGTATGCAGCTGCGCATCTCTAGGTTTTGTTGGAACACCTGGGTCCACAA